One genomic segment of Hydrocarboniclastica marina includes these proteins:
- a CDS encoding response regulator transcription factor: MHIALLEDETEQARNVQALLAEHKHDCDYFTTGHAFLAAVNHKSFDLLILDWQVPDISGIEVLKHVRRQIEWPIPVLFLTQRDSEADIVRALDGGADDYLSKPARPSELIARIGALGRRSNPESDKEILAFGPFRIYTQTRQVSLHGEVLALTDKDFDLALYLFRNQGRLLTRDLLLERVWGVSREINTRTVDTHMSRLRRRLGIKPENGFRIKTIYQRGYRLEAVDAAGEPAALPEAGTYDIGQPA, translated from the coding sequence ATGCATATCGCATTGCTTGAAGACGAAACCGAACAGGCCCGCAATGTCCAGGCTTTATTGGCCGAGCACAAACACGACTGCGACTATTTCACGACCGGCCATGCCTTTCTTGCCGCGGTGAACCACAAGAGTTTCGACCTGCTGATTCTGGACTGGCAAGTACCTGATATCAGCGGTATCGAGGTACTGAAGCACGTACGCCGGCAGATTGAATGGCCTATCCCCGTGCTCTTCCTGACCCAACGGGACAGTGAAGCAGATATTGTGCGCGCTCTCGACGGCGGGGCTGATGACTACCTGTCAAAACCCGCGCGTCCGTCTGAGCTGATCGCGCGCATCGGCGCATTGGGGCGGCGCAGCAACCCTGAGAGCGACAAGGAGATCCTTGCGTTCGGACCCTTCCGGATCTATACCCAGACCCGGCAGGTCAGCTTGCACGGCGAGGTACTGGCGCTAACGGACAAGGACTTTGACCTGGCCCTGTACCTGTTCAGGAACCAGGGGCGTCTGCTGACCCGTGACCTGCTACTGGAACGCGTCTGGGGCGTATCGCGGGAGATAAACACCCGTACGGTCGATACCCACATGAGCCGCCTGCGCCGCCGGCTGGGCATCAAGCCCGAGAACGGTTTTCGCATCAAGACTATCTACCAACGCGGCTATCGCCTGGAAGCGGTCGACGCCGCTGGCGAACCCGCAGCCCTACCTGAAGCAGGAACCTATGACATTGGTCAGCCCGCTTAA
- a CDS encoding BolA family protein, with product MVIQQQIEQKLKMHFRPTYLGLENESSNHSVPPNSETHFKVVLAAPEFEGKGKVARHQLVYGALADELKAGVHALALHLYTPAEWSERAGDAPASPNCMGGSKARA from the coding sequence ATGGTTATCCAGCAGCAGATCGAGCAGAAACTCAAAATGCACTTCCGCCCCACTTACCTCGGGCTTGAGAATGAGAGCTCGAACCACTCGGTTCCGCCCAATTCTGAAACCCATTTCAAGGTTGTACTTGCCGCGCCGGAGTTTGAGGGAAAGGGGAAAGTGGCCCGCCACCAGCTGGTCTATGGTGCACTGGCGGACGAACTCAAAGCGGGCGTTCACGCCCTCGCGCTGCATCTCTATACACCGGCGGAGTGGTCCGAGCGCGCCGGCGATGCGCCAGCTTCGCCCAACTGTATGGGCGGAAGCAAAGCCCGGGCGTAA
- a CDS encoding DNA topoisomerase III, whose amino-acid sequence MRLIIAEKPSLGRAIAAVLPGPQRRENGLVRCGGDTVVSWCIGHLLEPAEPGHYDPQWQRWRLEKLPMFPARWQHQPRPKVEAQLKLLQHLISEASLVVHAGDPDREGQWLVDEVLQWSDCRVPVKRILINDLNPDAVRRALDLERDNAAFQTLSASAETRQRADWLFGLNLTRACTLLKRARNEQGVYSIGRVQTPVLGLVVERDNRIADFVPVPYFRILAQVQSGQESAASPFIATWQADEQYAAHLDDENRLLDETVAREIAETVSGSTGTITSARFKERSEPPPLPLSLSALQIEAARIHDMPAQEVLDIAQALYENHRLITYPRSDSRYLPEGHWAEGPGLIATIASNLPDLGQAAAGADPGRRSRAWDDAKVEAHHAIIPTRRQADIARLDQRQQKIYGLVCRFYLMQFMADAVHRDGRLECTLAGHRFLARETGVVSAGWQALELRRSDSRDKPAAAPLPRLAKGDPVRAAACEVKARRTQPPVPFTDATLLAAMTGIARFVSDPELRKTLRDTDGLGTEATRAGILETLFKREYLTREARYIRSTPRARQLIAELPSAISSPDRTAHWEATLENVRHGSVQPEVFIAGLQSEIRELIRSMIGTQHVEISANAGVDADRSQGASPQSPQCPACRSAMRMKDGPYGQFWSCQRYPDCRATRRLDDTLAETDGTRQPPVPCPFCFAPLKRRQGPKGWFWGCSQYPACRHTVPDDEGKPRLPPRTR is encoded by the coding sequence ATGCGCCTCATCATTGCCGAAAAACCCAGCCTGGGCCGTGCTATCGCGGCCGTTCTGCCCGGCCCCCAACGCCGGGAGAATGGGCTGGTGCGGTGTGGGGGCGACACGGTGGTCAGTTGGTGTATCGGCCACCTGCTGGAGCCGGCCGAACCCGGCCATTACGATCCCCAATGGCAACGGTGGCGCCTCGAAAAGTTGCCCATGTTCCCCGCCCGCTGGCAACACCAGCCCCGCCCCAAGGTAGAAGCTCAGCTAAAACTACTGCAACACCTCATAAGCGAGGCCTCGCTGGTGGTTCATGCGGGGGATCCGGACCGTGAAGGCCAGTGGCTCGTGGACGAAGTACTGCAGTGGAGCGACTGCCGGGTTCCGGTCAAGCGAATCCTGATCAATGACCTAAACCCGGACGCTGTGCGTCGGGCGCTGGATCTGGAACGGGACAACGCGGCGTTCCAGACCCTCTCAGCGTCGGCGGAAACCCGTCAGCGGGCCGACTGGCTGTTTGGTCTCAACCTGACCCGGGCCTGTACCCTGCTGAAACGCGCCCGCAATGAGCAGGGCGTCTACTCCATCGGTCGGGTGCAGACACCGGTGCTGGGGCTGGTGGTGGAACGCGACAACCGCATTGCCGACTTCGTACCCGTGCCATATTTTCGCATCCTGGCCCAGGTCCAGTCAGGGCAGGAGTCCGCCGCCTCCCCTTTCATCGCGACCTGGCAGGCTGACGAACAGTACGCTGCTCACCTCGACGATGAGAACCGCTTACTCGACGAGACGGTCGCGCGGGAAATAGCCGAGACTGTATCAGGCAGCACAGGCACCATCACATCGGCGCGGTTTAAAGAACGCTCTGAACCGCCGCCTCTGCCCCTGTCCCTTTCAGCGCTCCAGATTGAAGCGGCGCGCATCCACGACATGCCCGCGCAGGAAGTGCTCGATATCGCCCAGGCGCTCTACGAGAATCATCGACTCATTACCTACCCGCGCTCGGACAGCCGCTATCTGCCGGAAGGGCACTGGGCAGAAGGGCCCGGGCTGATAGCGACCATCGCCAGCAACCTGCCGGATCTGGGCCAGGCCGCGGCGGGTGCAGACCCCGGCCGTCGTAGCCGTGCCTGGGACGATGCCAAAGTCGAAGCCCATCACGCCATTATTCCCACCCGTCGGCAAGCGGATATCGCGCGCCTCGACCAACGCCAGCAGAAAATCTACGGGCTAGTGTGCCGTTTCTACCTCATGCAGTTCATGGCCGACGCCGTGCATCGGGATGGCCGGCTGGAGTGTACCCTGGCCGGCCACCGCTTTCTTGCCCGGGAGACCGGTGTCGTTTCAGCCGGCTGGCAAGCGCTCGAGTTGCGCCGATCCGACAGCCGGGATAAGCCTGCGGCCGCACCGCTGCCACGGCTGGCCAAGGGCGATCCCGTCCGCGCTGCCGCCTGCGAGGTCAAAGCCCGCCGCACCCAACCGCCCGTCCCTTTTACAGACGCCACCTTGCTGGCCGCGATGACGGGCATCGCCCGTTTTGTCAGCGATCCCGAATTGCGTAAGACCCTGCGCGATACCGACGGGCTGGGCACCGAAGCGACCCGCGCAGGTATCCTTGAGACTTTGTTCAAGCGGGAGTATCTGACCCGGGAGGCGCGTTACATTCGCTCAACACCTCGGGCACGGCAACTGATCGCCGAGTTGCCGAGCGCAATCAGCAGCCCGGATCGCACGGCGCATTGGGAAGCGACGCTGGAGAACGTGCGTCATGGCTCTGTTCAGCCCGAGGTGTTTATCGCCGGGCTGCAATCCGAGATTCGCGAGCTTATACGCAGCATGATCGGTACCCAGCACGTTGAGATTTCCGCTAACGCCGGCGTTGACGCGGACCGCAGCCAGGGCGCCTCGCCTCAGTCACCACAGTGCCCGGCCTGCCGTAGCGCCATGCGCATGAAGGATGGCCCCTATGGGCAGTTCTGGTCCTGCCAGCGCTACCCGGATTGCCGCGCTACCCGACGCCTGGACGATACGCTCGCCGAAACCGACGGTACCCGCCAGCCCCCCGTACCCTGCCCTTTCTGTTTTGCACCGCTGAAACGCCGACAGGGGCCCAAGGGCTGGTTCTGGGGCTGTTCGCAATATCCCGCCTGTCGACACACTGTGCCCGACGATGAGGGCAAACCCCGTCTTCCGCCCAGAACCCGCTAG
- a CDS encoding FecR domain-containing protein, protein MADFGVAHGSGPATRFVASERAEPVWRYTVRPGDSLPQIAEDLLKPGRSWPDLVHFNRLPNRASAVPGSSLQIPVQWLKQQPQPARVMAVSGSAVRRSYQNSRALPLRDGDVLHVGDQVQTLDGRATIQLADGSTLRLDPASLLIFDRMTQFGKSGMADTRLRLERGRMGTQVRPLVQSGSNFRIETPSAVAAVRGTAFRLSTEPGQTRLEVTEGQVAFGNDQAELLVGAGSGAELSSKRGLHQYPLPPAPQLSSVPASVERLPLGISWPAITGVAEYQIDVFNRENNRWLQSRNTLAPRQMLEALDNGEYSIEVAAVSPWGLTGVPAKADFSIGLQAHPALLESPSDGATLADAEKPRFSWAFQGANEKAQVEISRQSNFSNVIASSSWSSRNQGSLSRTLSPGQYYWRVVTEAGGSSVATSETRSLLIGGQLETPDIINVNYFNNEVRIFWRNVAMADAYLLQLARDPGFDSVIKEVEIDATTAALRLATGERYFVRLRGLTDGPLESSWGPGRELYVE, encoded by the coding sequence ATGGCAGATTTTGGCGTGGCCCATGGGTCCGGTCCGGCGACCAGGTTCGTCGCCAGCGAGCGCGCTGAGCCGGTCTGGCGCTACACGGTTCGCCCCGGCGACAGCCTGCCGCAAATCGCCGAAGACCTTCTCAAACCCGGCCGGAGCTGGCCAGATCTGGTCCATTTCAACCGCCTGCCAAACCGTGCCAGCGCCGTGCCCGGATCCAGCCTGCAAATTCCCGTGCAATGGCTCAAGCAACAGCCGCAGCCGGCGCGAGTCATGGCGGTGTCCGGCTCTGCCGTTCGCCGGAGCTACCAGAACAGCCGCGCCCTGCCCCTGCGGGATGGGGACGTTCTTCATGTTGGCGATCAGGTCCAAACCCTTGACGGGCGCGCTACAATCCAGCTTGCAGACGGTTCTACACTTCGCCTCGACCCGGCTTCTCTGCTGATCTTTGACCGGATGACCCAGTTCGGCAAAAGTGGCATGGCTGATACACGCCTACGGCTTGAGCGCGGCCGGATGGGCACCCAGGTTCGCCCACTGGTCCAGAGTGGCTCCAATTTCAGAATTGAGACACCCTCCGCTGTCGCTGCCGTACGTGGTACCGCTTTCCGCCTGAGCACCGAGCCGGGACAGACCCGTCTCGAAGTGACCGAGGGCCAGGTCGCCTTCGGTAATGACCAGGCTGAGCTTCTGGTGGGCGCAGGCTCGGGCGCAGAGCTCAGCAGCAAGCGCGGTCTCCATCAATACCCCTTGCCCCCCGCGCCTCAGCTGAGTTCAGTCCCGGCCAGCGTGGAGCGCTTGCCCCTTGGCATCAGTTGGCCTGCCATTACCGGTGTGGCCGAGTACCAGATTGACGTCTTCAACCGCGAAAACAATCGGTGGCTGCAAAGCCGGAACACCTTGGCTCCCAGACAGATGCTGGAAGCGCTGGACAACGGAGAGTACAGCATCGAAGTAGCGGCCGTTTCGCCCTGGGGCCTGACCGGCGTTCCCGCCAAGGCTGATTTCAGTATTGGCCTGCAGGCTCATCCGGCTCTGCTGGAGTCCCCGTCCGATGGCGCAACCCTGGCAGACGCCGAAAAACCCCGGTTCAGCTGGGCTTTTCAGGGCGCCAATGAAAAGGCTCAGGTAGAAATCTCGCGGCAGTCCAATTTCAGCAATGTGATCGCCAGCAGCAGTTGGAGCTCAAGGAACCAGGGTTCTCTGAGCAGGACACTTTCGCCAGGGCAGTATTACTGGCGGGTTGTCACTGAAGCGGGCGGTTCCAGTGTTGCCACCAGCGAGACACGTTCACTGTTAATCGGCGGGCAGCTTGAAACGCCGGATATCATTAACGTCAACTACTTCAATAATGAAGTCCGCATTTTCTGGCGCAATGTAGCCATGGCCGACGCCTATCTACTGCAGCTTGCCCGGGATCCAGGATTCGACAGCGTTATCAAGGAAGTGGAGATTGATGCGACTACAGCGGCGCTGCGTCTCGCGACCGGCGAGCGTTACTTCGTCCGGCTACGCGGCCTGACCGACGGCCCGCTGGAAAGCAGCTGGGGCCCCGGGCGCGAACTCTACGTAGAATGA